Part of the Gavia stellata isolate bGavSte3 chromosome 25, bGavSte3.hap2, whole genome shotgun sequence genome is shown below.
TAGGAGTGAAATCATAATTCATATGCATAATTCATGTGCATAATTTTATCTTTGCTGTATATTCTCATGGGATGTATTctagaaaatgctttctttcccctcccctcaaCGCTCACGTCCTTCCAAAAAGTGCTGTAGATGCAAACCATTGGAGGCAGCAAGAGGTAGTAGCTTTGATGGGTTACTAAATAAATGCTAAATTTGTCTGAGTTTCTAGCCTACGTCTTGGCAAGTTATGCAGATTGAAGCTGTTGTACAGACATGCAGGCTTGTAATAATCGCAGgattttaattgctttcattGTGAACCTTGGCTACTGATTGTATCTGCACGGAAAACTGTAACAGTTTGCACTTGCAAATGCTAAAAATGTTAAACAATAATGGCAATTAAGTGTAATTATAGTTATTCTGAAGCAAGGATTGGAGTTAAGACGCAGAGAAGACATCCCAAACGACCGGGAAGCGGTGCCCTGATTACTGCACAGACTTCAAGCTGCTTTTTCTATGATGCAAGACCCGCCAGATTTAATTGCTTAATgattttctataaaatatttaagtaacaCGGTATCTTTAGCCAGCCCAGGCTCTGCCTGAATTGCACGTGTCAGTCTTGCTGGAGGACAGTGACAAAGCCCTGGCCTGGCACCCGACGCTTGCTGAGTCACCCAGCGGGTTTCTTCTCTTGTGCTAATTACAACGCAGAAAAGGTCCAGGGACCCTCTGCCAGAGGGACCGCCAGCACCCGCGGGTGGGGACCCTGATGGAAAGGGGCCACATGGGTGCCGTCCCTCAGTCCCCCCGCAAGCCACGGTTTCAGAGGGAGCCTTTGCAATGTGGGTCCAGGTTTACCCCGTCCGAGCTGACCCAGGGGCCACGGAGGAGCAGATGCTTTCGGCCAGGTCATTTTGGTCCCTTAGAGAAAACAGgactttaaaaagcagatttagGAAGAGGGTTTGTCCTTGTGGAAGCGTTCTGGGCTTtcctcaaaaacaaaaaaggcatttatttttttccagagccaTGTTCTGGGCTGGGCGCCAGCCGCCTGTGTGCAGGCTGCAGCGGAGGCACGTCCTGGCTCGGTGTCAGCCCTCCGTCCTTTCCTGCCGGAGCAGCCCCGGCAGGCAGCAGGGGAGCAGCGCGGCCAGCCGGGAAACCGTGCGAGATGGGCGCGAGATTAAACCCCAAACCTGTAATCGAACACTTTGTGGAAAAATATCTGTGTAAGAAGGGATTTCCGCTCCTCTGACTCAGCTTAAGCAGCACAGGGCTAAAGCTCGGGTCGCACCGTGTGTACCCACAGGTGCTCAACCCTGCTGGTAAACCCCGGGGAAATCCTTTCATCGTGCCCCGGCAGCGCCTGACGCTGCTCACCCCAGGCTGGGGTAGGACAAGGGCAAACCCTTTCCCGACGGCCTCGGTGCACCGTGGCACCGTCACAAGGGCTGCTAAGGGCGACGTGCCGGCGGGAGCACACGTCCAGCTCTGCAGATTCCAGCCCCATCCCTATGTGGGACTCAGTGGCCGGGGCTGCGGGAACAAAGGGCGGCTTTCACTGCGCTCATCCCGCGCACAGACCGCCGTGGCGAATTCCTCGAATGCTTTTATGGGCTGCAACCAAtgcatggggacagcagggctCCCAGCAATCTCCTCCCTCTGAAAGCACTTCATTCACACCCAGGCTGGAAGGAGGTGAAAGAAAAGGCCATGCACATGTTTAAATGCAGAGGGGCCCTACTGCATGGGGGGGCTTGGCTCTCTCCCCAAAACCCTCCCTGCCTGGCAGGCCTGGGGTGAGGGCACGCAGCCCGGCCGGGGTCTGGGCAAGCAGCTGAGCTGCGGTCAGGCTGCTCTGCAACGGCCATAAATCAACGGAGACGCGTAAGCAAGGGAGGGAACAAAGGACATGGAGAGATGCCATGGCATCTGGCAGGGGAGGGCCACGGCAGCCACACCAGAGGATGGCGTCTGAGGAAAGCCTCTGACCAAGCCTGTGAGGGTCCCAGCCCCCCATCCTGGCCCCACGTCCTGCACGGGGACGAGAGCTGGCCCTGCTCTCCGCTGCCCGTCgtctcctcctccagctcagcccttGAGAGAGACTGGTCAGCAAGTGCTGCCACGCTGGGCCAGGCACACGGGGACGGGGAACGTGGTGGAGCGTGACATCCCACCTCACCCACAGCTCCGGCAGCGCTCCCAGGGTGCTCCTGTGGCACACCGCACTGGCCCACCGTTGATTTTTCCACCAGGGCACAGCAAGCTCTGGTGCATTTGCTCCCAGTCCCCAGCACTAGGACAGAAAGACAGACCACGAGGCGACTACAACAGCCTGCTTCCACAGGCAGGAGGAAACAAGCTATGCCAGGGCCAGATAAAACTGTTCCTCAAGCTTAACCCAGGGCCAaatcctgcagagcagagcctggGGTTGCCTCCCTGGGGGTGGCCCCTGctcaggctgctggcaggggaagggatggggacCGGAGCAGGGtctggcagggctgctcccttCTTACACCCCTGTGCTGGGTGCTGAGACCACCGGTGCTCGCTGCAGAAGCATGGCGTCTGCCATCATTAGCAGAACGGCTGGGGAAGGCGCTGACCTGATGATAAGCAGTTATTTGTCTTGTTGGTAATGAGTTATTACTCAGTCTCAGCTAGACACTGCCTTAAGGGCGGAAACATCTGATCATCTTTTAATAAACACAGTTGGCTCCTGCAaggctcctgcagctcctgtaTCTATAAAGCGCTCCGAGATGCATGGCTTATGCACAGACAGCGCTGCTATGAGTCACAGTCTGGGAAAGGGTGTCAGAACCATTGCTCAATAAACAGAACAAAGCAGGGAAACCTCAGGTGGGCAGGGATGGCACAGCCCTGCTTCCTTCACCGCTTGGCACCGGCCTCCTAAGGATTTACCTGTCAGAGACTGAAAGCGAGATAAAAATGATTTCCACATTTTCTCTCCTCATCTCAAATCTCCCGCAAAAGCACTGTGAGAAGGAACATGTCCGTTGGGTACTGGGTTTGCCAGCGACAGGCTCTGCTTCCACGTGCTCGGGGATGATTAACACTGCAATGGCGGTGCCGCAGGCAGGCTGCTGGGTGGGAGAGCACTGACCTGCAGCCTGGGTGTTCCCATGGGAGCAGGGTGCAACGCCCAGTCCCTGTGCAGGATGCCCAAGGTGGGGAGGACGTCGCCATCACTATGTCCCTTCCCGGATTCCCAGATAGTCACAGAGAAGGGGGAAGAACATTGCGccagggaggcagggagcaaggCTGGCTCTCCCTGGTAAGGGAGTCACACACCTTCTCCTGCAGCTTTACACCACGCTCCCTCCGCAGAAGAATGAATCCTAGATAATGTCTAGTAGTTACACACATGGAGCACAGCTACCAAAAACCAGCCTGGCTGCTCTTCAGTGCTGCAAAGCTCTGCTTTTGTAAGGCCACATCTGGAAGAAATACTCGACATGAGGAATTGAATAACTTGGCTTGtacaagagaaaataatgtgACACTCTCTCCAACCACGAACCACACCGTTAGCCGCAGCGAATGCACACGCACGTCTGCAGACACTGTCCTGCACCCAGCCCTCCACCCACAAGCCAGCACCTCCACTCCCCTGCAATCAGACgttttctgaatgcttttaaaGCAGGACAGTAACGTATATTGagtttccatttaaatatttttgcccAAACACATCTGGAAGCAGTTTCCTTCTCCAGATGTTTCACCCAGATACATACCTTCCACTCAGTGCCCCAGATCCAGATGTTTCCAAATAGCTTCATAGTCCCATTGAAACCGTGCCGTCGTCCTGGGGAGGCTGTTGGCCTCTCCAGCACGGAAGCAGTTAACGCTCCGAGGCATCATGCAGGACACCTGCGCCTGGTGGAAACCGGAGACAAAGCGGAGCCCAGCAACGGAAAAAGTCAAAGCCAAAAGCTGTGTCTGACAGCTGCAGGGGAAGCACATGGGGAAAGCAGCGGGGACAGAAAGCTCCATGTTAAAACCTTGGCCTGCTCTCAGCCGTGTAAGGGGAAGCGCTGCTCAACTTTAGGCAGTTTCCATCTTCCGGAGCCCCAGCGCTACACAGAAGATGGTTTAGGAGGAAGGCTGAGGATGCACAGTATGGATGTCCATCGCAGGGGTTACAGGGAGGTGAGCAGGGCTCAGTTTCACTGCCTAATTGCTAAAGGTGTGAGCTAGAACTTCTTTTCCTTAGCCTGAAGCAGGAGTCCTGCTGCAGTGACACATCCAAGGAAGCCTCAAAGCCACTTTCTACTTGCATATGTCAGTTCCAGGGCAtgccatccctccatccctggcaGGGCCTCCACATCTCGCCAGGGACCGATTTACACCAGCACCACACCCACTGGATGCCACTATAGAGGACTGGAAGGGGTGCTTTCCCACAGACAGGCTGGAAAAGTTTTTCACCTCAGATTTGGATTAGCAGCCTCCTGTGCTGCATTCAGGACCCCATTTCTCTGCCACCTGCTTTGACTAAGAGCCCTGTGCACCAAGGGGGCTCGACTACCCCAGCCCCACAAGGCTGCAAATGTTTTCTCGGAGTCACAGTGTTAAGTCAGACCTAGCCAGGCCAGGAGTGCAGCTGGAGCTTAAGCCCTGCAGCCATGCTTCCAGCTAAAAGGCTGGCACTACTGAAGGAAGAGCAGCACTCCCAGCTCCTCCCAAAGTAGCAACCACCTCTGCTTTTCAGCACTGCCAGGTGTAGGTTACAGCAGATTGCCTGTGTGTAACAGCCATACTGCTGCTTGCTTGGGAGTTTTTTGGGTTCAGCGCATTTTATAGCTGCTTAGCGTGAGTCATGTTTGCCTGCAGCTTGACTTCCCCTTGTTTCTCATGCTGGTCTTACTGTCCCACAGTGTAGCTGTTACACTGCTGCGGCTGGTAAGATCCCACAGCTTTTCCAAAATATCAGGAAGTCTACAAGTCCAAATTTCAGTTGCATCAGGAGCAAGATGCTAGCTGAGGGGGTTGTTTAAGGGCAAGCCTGCAGCGTAAGAGGTATTAAACACACACCAGCTGCAGACAACTGACAGGAGTTTCAGATCTCACCTTTCTACTGAGCACAGGGAGGAAGCCTGAAGGGGAAACCTACTTCCCTGCAAAGCAGGGAGGCACCTTTGAGAGTGTCCAGGAGCCAGGGCCCCAGCTGCTATACCACCCCTGGTTTGTCTGCAGTCATTAAGAGGTTAGCCCCAGTGCCTTTATATCTAGGTTACTTGGCACAGAAGCATCCCAtcagagctgcagcaggacaTGCTCCCCTCGATCCCTCCTGGCGCAGTGTTTGGGCCAGGCTGGAGGTCAGGACCAGCACCGATGGGCCACATATGCTCCTCAGGTGGagtttctctctctgcagaCCTGCCTCCTTTGGGTCATCAGCATCTTCCAGGGCAGAGAACTCGCTGCTCACCCTCTCTGGGCAAGTGCAGTTTTTGCTTGGAACAGCTGGCAATAAAGAAGAAACTAGAGGCTGTTTAAATGTGTCAATTCACCtttaatgtttgaaaaaaataaatggtattTGAGCCATTGCAGTTATGAAGGGAACAGATCTTGCTCCATGAGAGACCGTGAACAGGTTCACATTAGACTcatgcttggaaaaaaacaaatccaaaacattcTCCTTTCAGATCCAGAATGGAGTTCTGAACAAACAAGACCACAAGAGTGCCCCAGCCAGTCCAAGGCACATTACCCCAGTGCAGACATTTCCATCAACATGAAGTTATGACAGCTACATTCTTTCTAGTTACAACATTGTTCTATCAATATTACAAAATTAGGCATACTTTGGATTTTGCACAGAGACAAGAAGGACTTTTACTTCAGGAAGTAGTCAACCTGGGTCATCAAGTCATTTCACAATGAAGAGCTCCCTTCgctctgccctttccccccCAGCAGTGACTTATTACCAACACCAAATTCATCTCAGAGACACAAGTTAGACAGTATCACTGGGCCAGTGAGCCTATGCATTAGTTAGCAAACCAATAAATAGACCTTGTGACAAGCACCAGATATTTACTTGCCATCACACAGCATTTCTCCATACCCAGATAAAGAGAACTTCCTGCAGTGTAATCCAAAAGTCAGTACATACTAAGACAACATCACTGCTGAACCTATTGGAGACCAAGACATTTGTCTGCCTTTGAAGCAGATGTCACATGAGTTTCCTTCACACAAACATCACATGTAAATTTAACTTCTTGGTACTGTGCTTTAAGAACAAAAGCAGATATCGGAACATGGAGGACAGTCCTCCAGAAATAGCTTATcagctacagaaaataaaaaaggagacagTGGCCACTTACAAGTCTTCCACACGACTAGCTTGCTTTAAGGAGAGCATCAAGTTAAGGCAGTGTTGAGACAACTGGCTAAGAACATGCCAAATAGAGCTGTTGTCAGTAGTCACCAATTTGATATCCTACTCCATGGCGGGGATGGGCCACGTGGCTTTAGATCTCAGTATCAAGGTCTAAAGACTTCAGCCACAgggtgctgctttctgcagcaagCAGCAACTCAGGGGGATGTTTGTTGAAGTCTTCTAGACCAGGCTGAGTTGCTTACAAGTCTAGGTCACTGTTTCAGCAGAGCCAAAAAATAGTGATGGGCACTGAAAGAGAACACCGAGGGTGTCAGCTGCAAGTCTGTTTATCACAGTCCGAGGTGGAGTTCAACTTGTGTGTGAAAGCCACATCATCAAGAGCCACCCCACCAGCTTTCAGGGAAGGTCTAAGGACCTGCACTGAGGTTACTGGGAGAGCCAGCTCTCTACAGTCTGCAGGGTGGGTACAGAGGCTCACACTGGCTTTGCTCCTCATTACAAGATTAACAGTCTAATAAAACTCAGTAAGGAAGTCAGGGTCTTTTGGCCTGCCCAAAGAAGTTTTCCCAGCCTCAAAGAAGGAGTTACCACTGAGGGAGCTGTTGTGGAatagttttatttcttcccaCGTAAAGGCCATTGTTTAAGCATTTACAGGTTTCCTAGTGCAATACaaccaaaaaaagcagtaacaaaaaaatgCCGCCTTCTTCCCAGGCAACTAAACAGAAGTAGATTTTTACTGCAACATATACACATTAAATATAGTATACAGTCCATGCAGCGGCATAGCCATGTTAAAGGGAGTCGTGGCTTCAGCCATCAGTGCATTACAGTCCAAATTTCACTTGCTCCTACTTCCTATCCAGACTTGAAGAGAAGAATTGCAACCTGACCCAAGTAAAAATAGATGAAGTGCTTTGTCTCATGTGTTACATAGCTGCCAAAGTTTCTGCCAACAATGCAGTGCCAAGTTGGGTTGTATTTCTTGTCAAATTcctaaagaaagagaagagaggcaTTAAGGCCAAGAAAGCCCACATGAAAATACTTCTAAGCACAAATTCTTAGCTGATTCTGTTCACACACTATCGCCTCTCCTCCCACCTGCAGCATCTGTATAGATTCCCCACGGTAAGACACTATTACAATTAAGCAAGTTAATGACTGACACAACCAGACCTCTGTGCTGGATTGTTTGAAGGATCAACACAAGCAAATCATCTCCTGGGACTTGGAGCACCCATCAGCCCTGGGCAGAAAGAGCAGACGCAAGAGCTCTCCTTGGTACAGTGCTATTCAAGCCCTGCGTGTAGGCTAGCTCAGGGGAatatttctcctctcccattccaaacccactcacaaaaaataaaaaagattttggCATGTCTGGTCCAGCAAGGCATTTGAGCTTAAAGgtcaccaaaaaaaaggaaggaaaaatctgGCTTCTGCTGTTTGGGACTCTTCAcataaaggagagaaaaatctgcATTGAAAATGAGCAAGCAAATTCACAGGCCAGACAGCACGTGGCAACCTAAGAGGTCAGAGGTGAGCAAGCTGAATGCTAGGTTAAGAGTCAGTCTTCTCCTACTCAGCAGGTACGATAGGGTTAAAGACCATTTTCCTCCCTCTAATACACAACTCCCAAGAACACCCTTCTCTCCCCTGAGACAAAGCCAGAAGAACAGACTCAACATTCAAGATTAAAGCAAGTGTTACTCCTCAGACAGCAGCAAGACAGTCTGAGCTCTTTGCAGGTAACCTTTGAAGTAAGGAAAAGGCTTTCTTGCTAGGGCATGAAGGTGCATCAAATTGCTTCCCTCCTCCCAACACACTCAGGAAATAAAGGCCAACTTCTTTTTGGATGCCTTCCGTTGCACTCACTTTACAGGCTGCATTGCCCCGAGCACTCTGAGATAAGTCTTGCCTCCAATCAAAGTGATCTGAGAAGTTAGGAGACACCTTTGAATCCTTTACATTCAAGCTTAGATTACAAGCAAGGCCCAAAAGCTAGCCCAGGTGCCAGGACCGCATTGCCTATGAAGTCACACTTTCCTCCTTCAAAAGCACTTTGCCTGACCATTTGGAGAAGTGGCTACAGAGGGAACTGACAGCTCCCCAGATGCCGTCAACCATGAGACTTAAGTTAATGGGCTCCTGCAAAGGGGGAGACTCCTCTTCACAAGCCAGGGCAGCTGCTTGCACTATTTTTAAGTAGCACCCTTCACAACCCTGCCAGCCAGCACAGGGCCCCATCCTCCTCCACACCACCCACCCCAGAGCCAGGAACATGGCAGACAGAACCACACATGCACAGCTGCCCACCTGGAGTGAAACAGAGTAAACCCACCCTGCACTGGTACTGCAAgtcaagcagcagcatctgtggAGCAAGTCTTAAAGAGAGACTGCAGCCAGTGCTTTCTAGGCTGGCAAATCCAGAGGGACAGTGCACTCACTGTTTGCTCAGAGCTTGCCAGAACAACAGACCAGGCCCTGCTCTGCCATAGCCCTCCTCCGACCTTGGTGAAGTCACTCCATCCTCTTGGGAATAGCAGTAAAGAAGCAAGCATCTTCTCCCTCCAAACACACAAGCAGGAAGTCTCAGACAGACACTCAGGCTCACAACAGGCACACATACTTAAGAGCTTCAGGAAGTATCAGCCAGAGCAGCCCCCTCATCCCTTTGTTACCTTCTTTATATATGCTGCAATGTCCTTTTCTATGTTGTACTTCTCCATTGCCTGTGTAGCACAGTCTACAGCATCCTGCTGCATGTCCTCGGACATGTCCGCATTCTTGATCACAGCCTTTCTGTCAGACATCGTGAACCTAAGGCAGAACATAGATTCCTTTAATCCCTTCCCAAGAAAGGAGAAGCTTCCTGTACATCAGAGGTTGTCCTTTCTATGGCAAGCTGCGTCACAAGCCAATACTACAAACCCCCTGTTATGCCCAGGGTGAGTTTATCAGGGTAGCCTACAGTAGTCCCAGGCTAAGGTGTCCCTTATAGCTGAAGCACTGTAGCACTGGCACTGTCTGGAGGTTAGATCAGAGATAGTCCAACATCAGCACCTGCATTaacacatgcagaaaaagcTTGCTGTGTGGGAGGAGACGGGATCTGCAGAGAGCTATATCCCTCCTATACATCGATAGGCTACAGCCAAGTTTGCCTTCCAGGTGCACCAGTGGTTTGGAGCATCATCTGTTCAGAGCCTTGCAAGCAATGGACCCCAGACTGCCTGTCTCCAGCAGGGAGGCTCAGGAAGCAttttaacagcagcagtgcttttATTCCACCCCACGCCAGGAGTTACAGTTACTGCTGCTAGTTTAGCCTGGAAGCAGTGTTGTTCCACATTCAGTCTATCATCCTCACCTCTGCTTTGCCACTGAAACCCAGACTTCAGCTGTTCCCATGGGACAAAGCCGGTCTGACAAGCCAGAAACAGGTTAACACCATGCTGCAGCCTAGAAacaggggcagggggaagcagtCCCCACCACAGAGCTAGCACAGCTAGGGCCTGGCAGAGCagcctccttttcctcccccctgCCTGTGAACCACAAAGATGCTGGAAACCCACATGCTAGTGCTGCCCCTGACCTTTAAGAAACTAGAAAGTGGTACACTGGAGCTGGGCATTTAGCCCCCTTCACTCTATGTTAGTTCAGGTGCTTGGTACCAGTCACTGAGGCCATTTACATGTAGATATGCTGTGGCCTTGCCAGCGAGGCACTCAGCATTGGGAAGTTTCCAGTACAGTTCATATTCCCCTAGAAAATGGGGATTCGGcaaccccagccctgcagcccttcTTCAAGCAAAGGCTGTGACACACACCCTAGGGAAGGAGCCCCGTGAagtcctgctgctggctggcacACTCCAACACCCCTCCGGGCACCAGACCCCTCACTCCCAAGCCACACGTGAGGCCCAGTCAGGAGGCACTTGTTATCTGGGGGACTGGTCAAGTGAAGGTCTGCATTGAGAAggacctcagctgctcacctTGGCAGCAGCTCTTACCAGAGCATATTAAAACTTTGTAGAAATAAGCTTCTTAATTGGAGGCACTCCTTGCCATTAAGCCTGCAGAGCACCATTAAGTTTCCTAAACCCTTTTACAGTGCTGTAAATCTCGAGTGATACTACGAAGCATGTTTTGAAATAGTGAAACTACACATTTTTAGCTCTACCGGGGAGTGAAGAAAATCTGCTGCAATGATCGCTTCCTGGAACAGTCCCAGAAAACTGAAGGAGTAGCTTTGTTACAGCAATTAAAGGAGCATGCTatccagagagaaagagaataCAGTTACATAATTGCAGCCCTATGATTACAATACTTCAATTCTTCACTCCGCCTGCAGTTGAAGACTTCTATTGCAACCTTAATTTATACGTTTTTAGATACAATGTTTAATAGAGCACTGTTATTAACATACACTAACAGCATGAGGAGGAATGACAGGAActgagctcaacaccaacaGTGAGCACACGCCCCTACCACAGCTCTGGAAGAGCCACTTCCAGGCAGCATGTTCCCCTCCGTGCTGTGGTTTAAGCCAGTGGGTGTTAGCCTGTGGCCCAGAAACCCTGGCAGGACAAGCCATGGCTCAGAACAGCCCAACCAACTGCCTGTAGATTTGGATTCACCATCCAGGAATCTGGCAGTCCCTTGGAAAAGTCTTCTGGGGGTCCAGCCCACAGGAAAAGGGAAGTAGCAGAAATTCACTCGTGGGTCATTCTTCCAGGAAAGCCTCATCAGAGAAAGAGGGCAAACAAGCTCTCGCACACATGAGGCCTTCACACACCTCCACTGAATGCCGAGTTCAGAGGGCATTCGCCATTACATAACCAGCCACAGAGTGACCTGCAAAAAGCATCTTCCTCCCTCATTGTTTAGGCAAGGAGCATCTCAGTGCAGGCCCATGCTGCCGAGGGCCAACAGCGCCATAGAAAAAAAACACGATTATCCTTCAGTAGAGCTGCAAATGCTGGCcaggctgccttccccagcaccacACTGCTCCAGGGCACAGCATCCTCCCCAGGCCAGGGGGGAGGCCCCAGGATGTGCTGCTGGAAGGAGGGTCCCCTGCACCCACTGTGGGGTAGGGAGCAGCTCTGGGTACCACCCCATCCACCCACCTGAACACCACAGAGCAGGGCCCCAGTCTCAGCTCATTCCCTGTGGGGTTAGAGAGGCATCCTCCCCgcaaagcagctcagcagcaccaTGTACACACCTTATCCCTAAACCACAAGATCACAGCTGGCCCTCAGGATCTTGCCACCCAAGTCTGGCCCTCTCTGAGGAAAACCATAGGGCCCCAGCACCCAGGCCAGGGCAAGATGAGCCTGGGAAGGAGTAGTAGTACAGCTCCAGCAGCCACCTCTTCCCCAGTCCAGGGCAGGATGGGGTCTTGAGGGAGGAAGACAAgaccacagccccagcagccacTCCAGGGCACGATGAGGCCTTGGGAAGGGGATTAGGCCTAAGCCAGCACCcaacccctccctccccagggtAGGATGAGGTCTTGGAAGGGGTATGAGGCCCAAGCGCAGCACCCCACCACTCCCCCAGCAGGACAGCATGGGGCTTTAGGAGGGGGATGATGCTCAAGCTCAGCACCCACTCCTTCCCTCACCAGGACAAGACGCAGCTTTGGGACAGCGATGAGACACAAGCCCCTGCACCCACTCTTCCCCTCCCCGGGCAGGACGGCGCCCTAAGAGTGGGACGAGGCCCAAGCCCAGCACCCACCGCCTCCCCCACCACGGCCGGAGAGGGCCCTGGGAAGGGGGTGCGGCACAGCCTCTTCCCCACCAgggcggagcggggcccggGGAGACGCTCCCAGGAGCCGGGCGCATGTGCAGGCCGGAGCCCTGCGTGACCTTCAcggggggagccccgggggcaCCCGAGGCGGCGGTGACCTTgcccggagcggggccggcaACGCACCGGCGGCAGGCCACCGGGGCGGGGTCCGAGCGCCGCCGGGAGCCACCCACGGGCCggagccgcccgccgcccggccATGGCCGCGACTCCctccccccggggcagccccgccgccacctCGCACACGGAGCGACCGGTGCCAGGCGAGACGCGGAGGcctccgccgccccggcccgaCGGAGGGCGTCGCTCACCTTCACAGTGACAGGGCCGCCCTGGGAGGGCGAGGCACGGCACcgaggaggaggtgggaggaggCCCGGACCCGCTCGCCTCAGCCCGCTCCGCTGCGTTCCTGCGCCGCGCCGAGCGCTCTGCGCctcgccgccgcgccgcgctcAAATACCGCCCCGCCCGCTGCGGCGCGCGGCCCGTCGCCCCACCATTGGCTGCGCCGCCCGGCACGCCGCACCCCCATTGGCTGCGCagcggcgctgcccgccgccccggcccgtCCGCCCGCGCTGTTCTGCCTACATCCTGTTTCATCCCACAATGCCGCGGGGcgagcgcggggcggggcggcgcggggcggggcggggcggtgccTCGCGGGGGCGGGGGCCTACCCCTGTGCCGTGAGGGGCCGGGGCCTGGTCCCGGGGGGCCGATCccctggggggtccctgccGCCCTGGGGACGCTGATCCCCTGGGGGGGCTGATTCCCTTGGAGGGGTCTCTGCTGCCTTAGGGGGCCATGATTCCTCTGCGGGGGTCCCCTCTGCCTTGGGGACCCCAGTCCGCAGGGGTGACCCTCAACCCCTGGGAGGGCCCCACGGCCTCGGGGAGGCCTGATCCCCCTGGGGGGAACTGCCTTGGGACGGCCCGATCCCTGGGGGTGGCCTTGCTGCTGTGGTGTCCCTGACCGCCATGGGCCTGGCTCTGCCCTCACACCAGGCGTGACAGGGGTGTATCTCCGGTGACAGAGCCCGGAGCC
Proteins encoded:
- the DYNLL2 gene encoding dynein light chain 2, cytoplasmic isoform X1 codes for the protein MFCLRFTMSDRKAVIKNADMSEDMQQDAVDCATQAMEKYNIEKDIAAYIKKEFDKKYNPTWHCIVGRNFGSYVTHETKHFIYFYLGQVAILLFKSG
- the DYNLL2 gene encoding dynein light chain 2, cytoplasmic isoform X2, whose translation is MSDRKAVIKNADMSEDMQQDAVDCATQAMEKYNIEKDIAAYIKKEFDKKYNPTWHCIVGRNFGSYVTHETKHFIYFYLGQVAILLFKSG